One part of the Glycine max cultivar Williams 82 chromosome 14, Glycine_max_v4.0, whole genome shotgun sequence genome encodes these proteins:
- the LOC102668808 gene encoding uncharacterized protein, with the protein MRWKVGDGEKVRFWTDKWINQEESLAERYPRLFIISSQQNHTIRQMGTQNDTGWEWNFSWRRLLFDNEIDTAISFLREVQGQSIQQHQIDIWEWIGDSSGIYTTRNAYNLIWEEIAGGQKEDWSMELWKTKIPSKIAIFAWRLCRGRLPTKENLGKRNIQINNMLCPFCSGAMEDESHLFIHCIKIQPIW; encoded by the coding sequence atgAGGTGGAAGGTGGGGGATGGAGAGAAAGTTAGATTCTGGACAGATAAGTGGATTAATCAAGAGGAGTCGCTAGCAGAAAGGTACCCCAGGCTGTTTATTATATCCTCACAGCAGAATCACACCATTAGGCAGATGGGAACTCAAAATGACACGGGCTGGGAATGGAATTTTTCATGGAGAAGACTGCTTTTTGACAATGAAATTGATACTGCCATCAGTTTCCTTAGGGAGGTACAAGGACAAAGCATACAACAACATCAAATTGACATTTGGGAGTGGATAGGAGATTCATCAGGGATTTACACAACTCGCAACGCCTACAATCTGATATGGGAGGAAATTGCTGGTGGCCAGAAGGAGGATTGGAGTATGGAACTATGGAAGACAAAGATACCAAGCAAAATTGCGATATTCGCTTGGAGATTATGCAGGGGCAGACTGCCCACAAAGGAGAATCTAGGAAAAAGGAACATACAGATCAACAATATGCTTTGCCCTTTCTGTAGTGGAGCTATGGAAGATGAATCTCACCTATTTATTCATTGCATCAAAATCCAACCAATTTGGTAG